In Brevibacillus brevis, a genomic segment contains:
- a CDS encoding ATP-binding protein, whose amino-acid sequence MKLSLPSRYESLDEAYRGRLIPNKSLLALINKATKSMMISGGIRFLPIYGESGAGKTSAAREISTHIPSAHTFVLNRDEIEVRESLLSRVNRERVHNTGKLLIAIIDQYEENVVGKEKIPTQFVEYLSLLDRGELSDTPIIFVWLTTSQEFQKMLVLATSRNKRILLNESFMITGPEKNEWPKIIDETFTFHNSDISLADYEIIEEDIKKISLDCHTIGSAMEEVGVLLGERLTDIQNLSEYQVILMWPVSDALRTQRVLQFSKPREGYKLNWEAWYRELNAEDRAQLPLKELNRTRLYFDVRIIPIRVADLHRLCNNLDNPEGTYGASYVRRFMKTHFYQVVADNWDEYEYTPLKERESKRAEEARVWYEGVTTKPTQLGRRIARVLNTSGLDATHEVTLTSGHSSVRADIFINRPGTAKPKVIIELKAFSAETTMPSSIKDAIKVTLRRHAQFAGFLQRQ is encoded by the coding sequence GTGAAATTAAGCCTACCTTCCCGATACGAGAGTTTAGATGAAGCTTATCGCGGTAGATTAATACCTAATAAAAGTCTACTAGCTTTAATTAATAAAGCTACAAAATCAATGATGATTAGTGGTGGGATAAGATTTTTACCGATTTACGGTGAAAGTGGTGCTGGAAAAACATCTGCAGCCCGAGAAATTAGTACGCATATACCGAGTGCACACACATTTGTACTTAATAGAGATGAGATAGAAGTGAGGGAGTCGCTTCTATCTCGGGTAAATCGGGAACGAGTACATAACACTGGAAAACTACTAATTGCGATTATTGATCAATATGAAGAAAACGTTGTAGGAAAGGAAAAGATCCCCACTCAATTTGTTGAGTACTTAAGCCTTCTTGACCGTGGTGAATTAAGTGATACTCCAATAATCTTTGTTTGGCTTACAACAAGTCAGGAATTTCAGAAAATGCTTGTACTTGCTACAAGCCGCAACAAAAGGATACTGTTGAATGAGAGTTTTATGATAACCGGACCAGAAAAGAATGAATGGCCAAAAATAATAGATGAGACTTTTACTTTTCATAATAGTGATATTTCATTGGCCGATTATGAGATCATTGAAGAAGATATCAAGAAAATTAGTTTGGACTGCCATACAATTGGAAGTGCTATGGAGGAAGTTGGTGTACTTCTTGGTGAACGATTAACAGATATTCAAAACTTGTCGGAGTACCAAGTAATATTAATGTGGCCAGTCTCAGATGCTCTTCGCACTCAACGTGTGTTACAATTCTCTAAACCTAGGGAAGGTTATAAATTAAACTGGGAGGCATGGTATAGAGAGTTAAACGCTGAGGACCGCGCTCAACTTCCGTTAAAAGAGTTAAATCGTACTCGGCTTTATTTTGATGTTCGAATAATTCCAATACGAGTTGCTGACCTCCACCGATTATGTAACAATCTTGATAATCCGGAAGGCACTTATGGTGCCTCCTATGTTAGAAGATTTATGAAAACTCATTTTTATCAGGTTGTGGCTGATAACTGGGATGAATATGAATATACTCCGCTTAAGGAGAGGGAGTCTAAACGAGCTGAAGAGGCCAGAGTATGGTATGAGGGTGTAACAACGAAACCCACGCAGCTCGGGAGGAGAATTGCACGAGTCCTTAACACTAGTGGCCTTGATGCCACTCATGAAGTAACGCTTACCTCAGGGCATAGTTCGGTGAGGGCTGATATATTTATCAACCGCCCTGGAACGGCAAAGCCTAAAGTAATAATCGAACTAAAAGCATTTTCGGCTGAAACAACCATGCCCTCATCAATTAAGGATGCAATTAAGGTTACATTGCGGAGACACGCACAATTTGCTGGATTCTTACAAAGACAATGA
- a CDS encoding dihydrofolate reductase family protein, with amino-acid sequence MKRRIILDLAVSLDGFIEGKNGDIDWCIMDSEMGFIHFLNQIDTILYGRKSYDLWGQFTPEIEHTDSEKEFWELVHSKEKYVFSRTQKGTDHKAIFINDHILEEVNKLKNKPGKDIWLYGGASLITTFINLGLVDEFRLSVHPVVLGEGKPLFVDIKKRLHLKMAHARTFSSGVVQLIYHFDGNE; translated from the coding sequence ATGAAACGAAGGATAATTTTGGATTTAGCGGTTTCTTTAGATGGTTTTATTGAAGGGAAAAATGGTGACATTGATTGGTGCATTATGGACTCTGAGATGGGGTTTATTCATTTTTTAAATCAAATTGATACCATTTTATATGGAAGAAAAAGCTATGATTTATGGGGGCAATTTACTCCGGAAATTGAACATACTGATTCTGAAAAAGAATTTTGGGAATTGGTCCATAGCAAAGAGAAATATGTGTTTTCCAGGACGCAAAAGGGGACTGATCATAAAGCGATATTCATAAATGATCATATTCTTGAAGAAGTAAATAAATTAAAGAATAAGCCTGGCAAAGACATCTGGCTATATGGTGGAGCAAGTCTTATTACAACTTTTATCAATTTAGGACTTGTGGATGAATTTAGATTATCTGTTCACCCTGTTGTTTTGGGAGAAGGGAAACCGCTGTTTGTGGACATAAAAAAGAGGTTGCATTTAAAAATGGCTCATGCAAGAACGTTCTCCTCAGGCGTTGTACAACTAATTTATCATTTTGACGGGAACGAATAA